The Candidatus Effluviviaceae Genus V sp. DNA segment CGTCCGCGGCCTACCGCGCCTTCAGACTCAGGTCGGCCGAGGCGAGTCTTCTGCTTATCGCCGCGATCATTGTGATGCTGGGGCGTGTACCGCTCGGGCAGGCGCTCACCCAGAACCTGCCGGAGAAGGCCCAGCTTCCGTGGCTGACTGAGGTGATCATGGAGTATCCCAACATGGCGGCCTTCCGCGGGATCCTGATGGGTGCCGCGCTCGGCGTCATGGCCATGGGACTGCGCATCATCCTGGGGATCGAGCGCTCGTATCTGGGCGGGGAGAAGTAGCCGCGTGGCCGAGACGAAGGGCTTCGACATACGGCGCATCGACCGCCGGATCATCTTCACCCTGATCTTCATCGCGGTCGGGTGGCCGCTCATCCAGCCGCTCAGGCTGCCGATGAGCACGTCGCCGCCCGTTGAGCGCCTCTACGAGGCGGTCGACGAGCTGCCCCCGGGTTCCATCGTGCTCTTCGGAGGGGACTACAGCCCCGACACGATGCCCGAGCTGCAGCCGATGACCGAGGCGATGCTGAGGCACGCTTTCAAGAAGGACCTCCGTGTTGTGGTCGCCTGTCTCTGGCCCGCATCGCCGCCGCTCGTCGAGGCCGCCCTGACGCCGCTGGCAGAGGAGTACGACAAGGAGTACGGTGTCGACTTCGTCAATCTGGGCTACATGACCGGCGGCCCGGTCGTGCTTCTGGGGATGGGTTCGAGTATCCCGAACACGTTCCCGAGCGACTACTACGGCACGCCCGTCCGGGACCTGCCGCTCATGCAGGAGGTTGAGAACTTCGACGACATCGCCATCGTACTGGAGGTCTCGGCCGGGACGCCCGGCACGCGCGAGTGGGTGCAGCAGGTCGTCTCGCGCTTCGACGTACGCGTCGGTTCGGGAACGACAGCGGTCGGGGCGCCGAACTTCTACCCGTACGTGCAGAGCGGACAGCTGCTCGGTCTCCTCGGCGGTCTGAAGGGAGCGGCAGAGTACGAGATGCTGGTCGAATACCCGGCCGACGCGACCGCGGGCATGGACGCCCAGTCGGTCGTCCACGGTCTGATCGTGTTCTTCATCCTCTTCGGGAACGTCGTGTTCTTCTTCACCCGCCGGAAGTCCGGCCAGGAAGCGAGCTAGGAAGGCATGGAGTACCTTGAGCTCATCTTCAGGGGCCCGCCCGGCACCCCGGCCTCCGTGGTGTGGGGCTACTGGGTGGCGGCGCTTCTGACGATCGCCATCTACAGCTTCCTGTACAAGGACAATCCGCTCTACAAGTTCGCTGAGAGCCTCTTCGTGGGCCTCGGGGCCGCCTACTGGCTGGCGATGCTGTATCACAACACGCTCAAGCCCAAGCTCTTCCAGGCGCTCTTTCCGGGCGACTCGGGCGACCCGGTCATGTGGTGGCGGGTCTTCCCCGGGATCCTCGCGGTCTTCATGCTCCTGCGCTTCTTCCCGAAGCT contains these protein-coding regions:
- a CDS encoding twin-arginine translocation signal domain-containing protein → MTKSTPYSLSYSSASGVRAASTSGGDAGQRQATTTRRSFLKACLSIASVIGCSSGIVSGL